A single genomic interval of Aminobacter aminovorans harbors:
- a CDS encoding NAD(P)(+) transhydrogenase (Re/Si-specific) subunit beta: MTLNLASFLYLVSGILFILALRGLSHPTTSRKGNTYGMVGMGIAIVTTLALAKPSATGLGLIVLGLAIGGGVGAVTARRIAMTSMPQLVAAFHSLVGMAAVMVAAAAIYAPESFGIGAVGAIHGQALVEMSLGVAIGAITFTGSVIAFLKLDGRMSGKPIMLPARHLINAALGIGLVVLIVLLVTTQSTTIFWLIVALSLALGVLLIIPIGGADMPVVVSMLNSYSGWAAAALGFTLGNLALIITGALVGSSGAILSYIMCKGMNRSFISVILGGFGGETAAAVDDGIQRTVKTGAADDAAYLMMNAQKVIIVPGYGMAVAQAQHALREMADKLKANGVEVKYAIHPVAGRMPGHMNVLLAEANVPYDEVFELEDINSEFSQADVAYVIGANDVTNPSARDDKSSPIYGMPILDVDKARTCLFVKRSLGSGYAGIDNTLFYKDGTMMLLGDAKKMTEEIVKAMDH, translated from the coding sequence GTGACCCTGAACCTTGCTTCCTTCCTCTATCTCGTCTCCGGCATCCTGTTCATCCTGGCGCTGCGCGGCCTGTCGCATCCGACCACCAGCCGCAAGGGCAACACCTACGGCATGGTCGGCATGGGCATCGCCATCGTGACCACGCTGGCGCTGGCCAAGCCCTCTGCCACCGGCCTCGGCCTGATCGTGCTCGGCCTCGCCATCGGCGGCGGTGTCGGTGCGGTCACCGCCCGCCGCATCGCCATGACCTCGATGCCGCAGCTTGTCGCTGCCTTCCACAGCCTCGTCGGCATGGCCGCCGTGATGGTCGCAGCCGCAGCCATCTATGCACCGGAAAGCTTCGGCATCGGTGCCGTCGGCGCCATCCACGGCCAGGCGCTTGTCGAGATGAGCCTTGGCGTTGCCATCGGCGCCATCACGTTTACCGGCTCGGTCATCGCCTTCCTCAAGCTCGATGGCCGCATGTCGGGCAAGCCGATCATGCTGCCGGCCCGTCACCTGATCAACGCAGCGCTCGGCATCGGCCTGGTCGTGCTGATCGTGCTGTTGGTCACCACCCAGTCGACCACCATCTTCTGGCTGATCGTGGCGCTGTCGCTTGCGCTGGGCGTGCTCTTGATCATCCCGATCGGCGGCGCCGACATGCCTGTCGTGGTGTCGATGCTCAACTCCTATTCGGGCTGGGCGGCAGCGGCACTCGGCTTCACGCTGGGCAATCTCGCGCTGATCATCACCGGTGCGCTGGTCGGCTCCTCGGGTGCGATCCTGTCCTACATCATGTGCAAGGGCATGAACCGCTCGTTCATCTCGGTCATATTAGGCGGCTTCGGCGGCGAGACGGCGGCGGCTGTCGACGACGGCATCCAGCGCACGGTCAAGACAGGTGCTGCCGACGACGCAGCGTACCTCATGATGAACGCCCAGAAGGTCATCATCGTGCCGGGCTACGGCATGGCTGTGGCCCAGGCCCAGCATGCGCTGCGCGAGATGGCCGACAAGCTCAAGGCCAATGGCGTGGAAGTCAAATACGCCATCCACCCGGTTGCCGGCCGCATGCCCGGTCACATGAACGTGCTGCTTGCCGAGGCCAATGTGCCTTATGACGAGGTCTTCGAACTGGAAGACATCAACTCGGAGTTCTCGCAGGCCGACGTCGCTTATGTCATCGGCGCCAACGACGTCACCAACCCGTCGGCGCGTGACGACAAGAGCTCGCCGATCTACGGCATGCCGATCCTCGACGTCGACAAGGCCCGCACCTGCCTGTTCGTCAAGCGCTCACTCGGCTCCGGCTATGCCGGCATCGACAACACGCTGTTCTACAAGGACGGCACCATGATGCTGCTCGGCGACGCAAAGAAGATGACCGAAGAAATCGTCAAGGCCATGGATCACTGA
- a CDS encoding phenylacetate--CoA ligase family protein translates to MTNAHYDAGETQDPAAREAALFARLRSLLEGALHATPALRQQLEAVALDGLVDRAALQQVPVIRKSELLVLQAENPPFAGLTPTRPGALKRLLVSPGPIFDPEGRGDDWWGSARALFASGMRREDVVHNAFSYHLTPGGHMMEAGAHALGCAVIPAGVGNTEQQVEAITVLKPTGYIGTPDFLKILLDRMTASGTASPFRHALVSGAAFPASLQQEIASAGIDAYQAYATAELGVAAYETTARSGLVVNEGLIVEIVRPGTGEAVAHGEVGEVVVTRLSPEYPLLRFGTGDLSRVLPGPSACGRTNMRLAGWMGRADQRTKVKGMFVDPAQIAAISRKFPALGRLRLVVSREAEQDVMLLKAEASSTGGELQAELEAALQAATKMRGGVEIVAPGVLPNDGKVIADERPVE, encoded by the coding sequence GTGACGAACGCACATTACGATGCCGGGGAAACCCAGGATCCGGCCGCCCGCGAGGCGGCACTTTTTGCCCGACTGCGTTCGCTTCTCGAAGGCGCGCTGCACGCCACGCCGGCCTTGCGCCAGCAACTCGAGGCCGTTGCCTTGGACGGCCTCGTCGATCGCGCAGCCCTGCAGCAGGTGCCGGTCATCCGCAAAAGCGAGCTGCTTGTCCTGCAGGCAGAGAACCCACCCTTCGCCGGACTCACCCCCACCAGGCCCGGCGCACTCAAGCGCTTGCTCGTGTCCCCCGGGCCGATCTTCGATCCCGAGGGCCGCGGCGACGACTGGTGGGGCTCAGCGCGCGCCCTGTTTGCCTCTGGGATGCGCAGGGAAGACGTCGTCCACAACGCCTTCAGCTATCACCTGACGCCGGGTGGGCACATGATGGAAGCAGGCGCGCACGCGCTTGGCTGCGCGGTGATCCCGGCCGGGGTCGGCAACACCGAGCAACAGGTCGAAGCGATCACGGTACTGAAGCCGACAGGCTACATCGGCACGCCGGATTTTCTCAAGATCCTGCTCGACCGCATGACGGCATCAGGAACTGCCAGCCCGTTCCGCCATGCGCTGGTTTCCGGCGCTGCGTTTCCGGCTTCGCTGCAGCAGGAAATCGCCAGCGCCGGCATCGACGCCTATCAGGCTTACGCCACCGCCGAGCTCGGCGTAGCCGCCTATGAAACGACAGCGCGCTCGGGCCTCGTCGTCAATGAGGGCCTGATCGTCGAGATCGTGCGTCCGGGCACTGGCGAGGCAGTCGCTCATGGCGAGGTCGGCGAGGTTGTGGTTACCCGGCTGAGCCCAGAATACCCGCTGCTGCGTTTCGGCACCGGCGACCTGTCGCGTGTGCTGCCAGGCCCGAGCGCCTGCGGCCGCACCAACATGCGGCTCGCCGGCTGGATGGGCCGCGCCGACCAGCGCACCAAGGTCAAGGGCATGTTCGTCGACCCGGCCCAGATCGCAGCGATCAGCCGGAAATTCCCGGCGCTTGGCCGCCTTCGCCTCGTCGTCAGCCGCGAGGCGGAGCAGGACGTCATGCTGCTGAAAGCAGAAGCCAGCTCAACCGGTGGCGAACTGCAGGCGGAACTCGAAGCAGCCTTGCAGGCTGCGACCAAGATGCGCGGCGGCGTCGAGATCGTCGCGCCCGGCGTCCTGCCCAATGACGGCAAGGTCATCGCCGACGAGCGGCCGGTCGAATAA
- a CDS encoding ABC transporter ATP-binding protein produces the protein MSEHASKAVEPARPILTVNNIEVIYDHVILVLKGVSLDVPKGGIVAILGANGAGKTTTLKAISNLLRAERGEVTKGSIEFDGDRVDRLSPNELVRRGCIQVMEGRHCFGHLSIEENLLTGAFTRRDGNRAIRDDLDMIYDYFPRLKQRRSSMAGYTSGGEQQMCAIGRAMMSRPKMILLDEPSMGLAPQVVDEIFEIVKDLNSKQGVSFLVAEQNTNMALKYATYGYIMETGRIVMDGDAASLRDNEDVKEFYLGIGGEGRKSFREVKSYKRRKRWLA, from the coding sequence ATGTCTGAACATGCTTCCAAAGCGGTAGAGCCGGCCCGGCCGATACTGACGGTCAACAACATCGAGGTGATCTACGATCACGTCATCCTCGTCCTCAAGGGCGTGTCGCTTGATGTGCCGAAGGGCGGCATCGTCGCCATCCTCGGTGCCAACGGCGCCGGCAAGACCACCACGCTTAAGGCGATCTCCAACCTGCTCAGGGCGGAGCGCGGTGAAGTCACCAAGGGCTCGATCGAGTTCGACGGCGACCGTGTCGACCGGCTCAGCCCGAACGAACTGGTGCGGCGCGGCTGCATTCAGGTGATGGAGGGCCGGCACTGCTTCGGCCATCTGTCGATCGAGGAAAACCTGCTCACCGGCGCCTTCACGCGTCGCGACGGCAACCGTGCCATCCGCGACGATCTCGACATGATCTACGACTATTTTCCGCGGCTGAAGCAGCGCCGCTCGTCGATGGCCGGCTATACCTCGGGCGGCGAGCAGCAGATGTGCGCCATCGGCCGCGCCATGATGAGTCGGCCCAAGATGATCCTGCTCGACGAGCCGTCGATGGGGTTGGCGCCGCAGGTCGTCGACGAGATCTTCGAGATCGTGAAGGATCTGAACAGCAAGCAGGGCGTGTCGTTCCTGGTGGCCGAGCAAAACACCAACATGGCGCTGAAATACGCCACCTACGGCTACATCATGGAGACTGGCCGCATCGTCATGGATGGTGACGCCGCTTCCCTGCGCGACAACGAAGACGTCAAGGAATTCTATCTCGGCATTGGCGGCGAGGGTCGCAAGTCGTTCCGCGAGGTCAAGAGCTACAAGCGGCGCAAGCGCTGGCTGGCGTGA
- a CDS encoding ABC transporter substrate-binding protein, whose product MSLKNWLYALSATAVLTLPAVHDAQAEDSIYVPLFTYRTGPFAGSGTPIANGMHDYLTLLNERDGGIGGVKLIVEECETGYDTKKGLECYESVKPKKPVIVNPWSTGITLPLIPKAAVDKIPVLSMAYGLSASAKGDTFPWIFNPPATYWDGFTQILQYIATQEGGGIEKLKGKKIGYIYLDASFGREPLPLIEQLSKELGFEAKLYPVAAADMQNQSSQWLSVRRDKPDYMILYGWGALNATAVKEAVKTNYPMEKFISIWWPSEDDAKGAGDGAKGFKTLNWHAVGADFPLLADIQKHVVDAGKSQVSGKDKVGQVLYNRGIYNSMLIAEAIRRAQEITGNKVVTGEDVRRGLEGLNIDEARLKEIGLEGFTGAVKLSCADHNGHFSTFVQSWNGTTYEKVSDYIAPLSDKVGPLLDADAKAYAEKNAPWPARSEACDAS is encoded by the coding sequence ATGTCACTCAAGAACTGGTTATACGCACTTTCCGCAACAGCAGTGCTGACCTTGCCCGCCGTCCACGACGCGCAGGCCGAGGACTCGATCTACGTGCCGCTGTTCACCTACCGCACCGGCCCGTTCGCCGGCTCCGGCACGCCGATCGCCAACGGCATGCACGACTACCTGACACTACTCAACGAGCGCGACGGCGGCATCGGCGGCGTCAAGCTGATCGTCGAGGAATGCGAGACCGGCTACGACACCAAGAAGGGCCTCGAATGTTATGAATCGGTGAAGCCCAAGAAGCCGGTCATCGTCAATCCGTGGTCGACCGGCATCACCCTGCCGCTGATCCCCAAGGCAGCCGTGGACAAGATTCCCGTGCTGTCGATGGCCTACGGCTTGTCGGCCTCGGCCAAGGGCGACACCTTCCCCTGGATATTCAACCCGCCGGCGACCTACTGGGACGGCTTCACCCAGATCCTGCAATACATCGCGACGCAGGAAGGCGGCGGCATAGAGAAGCTCAAGGGCAAGAAGATCGGCTACATCTATCTCGACGCCAGCTTCGGCCGCGAGCCGCTGCCGCTGATCGAGCAGCTGTCGAAGGAACTCGGCTTCGAAGCCAAGCTGTATCCGGTTGCAGCCGCCGACATGCAGAACCAGTCGTCGCAATGGCTGAGCGTCCGCCGCGACAAGCCTGACTACATGATCCTCTATGGCTGGGGCGCGCTCAACGCCACCGCCGTCAAGGAAGCGGTGAAGACCAACTACCCGATGGAGAAGTTCATCTCGATCTGGTGGCCAAGCGAGGATGACGCCAAGGGCGCCGGCGATGGCGCCAAGGGCTTCAAGACGCTGAACTGGCATGCCGTGGGCGCAGACTTCCCGCTGCTTGCCGATATCCAGAAGCACGTCGTCGACGCCGGCAAGAGCCAGGTCTCGGGCAAGGACAAGGTCGGCCAGGTTCTCTACAACCGCGGCATCTACAATTCGATGCTGATTGCCGAGGCGATTCGCAGAGCCCAGGAAATCACCGGCAACAAGGTGGTCACCGGCGAGGACGTACGACGCGGCCTGGAAGGCCTCAACATCGACGAGGCGCGGCTCAAGGAAATCGGCCTCGAGGGCTTCACCGGTGCGGTCAAGCTCTCCTGCGCTGATCACAACGGCCACTTCTCAACCTTCGTCCAGAGCTGGAATGGCACCACCTACGAGAAGGTGTCCGACTACATCGCGCCGCTGAGCGACAAGGTCGGTCCGTTGCTCGATGCCGATGCCAAGGCCTATGCCGAAAAGAACGCGCCATGGCCGGCCCGTTCCGAGGCCTGCGACGCCTCCTGA
- a CDS encoding branched-chain amino acid ABC transporter permease — MFYRETGQFKQSYAADQAVFPILQDRLGLAAILLVAFVVVPLFGNEFLLASVMVPFLILSLGAIGLNILVGYTGLLSLGSAAFMGVGAYAAYKLSTIFPGVNILVWILCSGFFAAGIGVLFGLPSLRIKGFYLAVATLAAQFFLQWCFVRISWLYNDNPSGAIEVPARTLFGLAITGPSATPVTRYLVVLVIVVVMTLLASNIVHGRIGRTWMAVRDMDIAAQLMGIRLLPAKLLAFAVSSFYCGVSGALMVFLWLGAAEPSAFDIKLSFLLLFMVIIGGLGSMIGSFFGAALIHILPIIIRGLPEALGLPIAAATVEHLTYLIVGALIIFFLIVEPHGLARLWQIAKQKLRVWPFPY, encoded by the coding sequence ATGTTCTATCGCGAAACAGGCCAGTTCAAGCAAAGCTACGCGGCCGACCAGGCGGTGTTCCCGATCCTGCAGGACAGGCTCGGCCTGGCCGCCATCCTGCTCGTTGCCTTCGTCGTCGTGCCGCTGTTCGGCAACGAGTTCCTGCTCGCCTCGGTGATGGTGCCGTTCCTGATCCTGTCGCTCGGCGCGATCGGGCTCAACATCCTCGTCGGCTACACCGGACTTTTGTCCCTCGGCTCGGCCGCCTTCATGGGCGTCGGCGCCTATGCGGCCTACAAGCTTTCGACAATCTTTCCAGGCGTCAACATCCTGGTCTGGATCCTCTGCTCGGGCTTCTTCGCAGCTGGCATCGGCGTGCTGTTCGGGCTGCCGTCGCTGCGCATCAAGGGCTTCTATCTTGCGGTCGCGACGCTGGCCGCGCAGTTCTTCCTGCAATGGTGCTTCGTGCGCATCAGCTGGCTCTACAACGACAACCCGTCAGGGGCGATCGAGGTGCCGGCGCGTACTTTGTTCGGCCTCGCCATCACTGGCCCGTCGGCCACACCGGTGACGCGCTACCTGGTCGTGCTCGTCATCGTCGTGGTCATGACCCTGCTTGCCTCCAACATCGTTCACGGCCGGATCGGCCGCACCTGGATGGCGGTGCGCGACATGGACATCGCGGCCCAGCTGATGGGCATCCGCCTGCTGCCGGCAAAGCTGTTGGCCTTCGCAGTGTCATCCTTCTATTGCGGCGTCTCGGGCGCGCTGATGGTGTTCCTGTGGCTCGGTGCCGCCGAACCATCGGCCTTCGACATCAAGCTGTCGTTCCTGCTTTTGTTCATGGTCATCATCGGCGGCCTCGGCTCGATGATCGGCAGCTTCTTCGGCGCCGCCCTGATCCATATCCTGCCGATCATCATCCGCGGGCTCCCCGAGGCGCTCGGCCTGCCGATCGCCGCCGCGACCGTGGAGCACCTGACCTATCTGATCGTCGGCGCCCTCATCATCTTTTTCCTGATCGTCGAACCGCACGGCCTCGCGCGGCTCTGGCAGATCGCCAAGCAGAAGCTTCGTGTGTGGCCCTTCCCTTACTAG
- a CDS encoding branched-chain amino acid ABC transporter permease: MLYNIFIDPFVQMVQMPDLLVQTLWEGLVSGVLYALIALGFVLIFKASGVFNFAQGIMVVFSALTLVGFYEKFSAAGFSGHTAAFVALVLTAVVMFVLAVLVERVVLRPLVNQPDIILFMATFGITYVLIGLGEMVFGGDPKQMIASELFLPSGSVDVEMLGGLVSFQKIDIAAAVIASAMIVGLALFFQKTRIGRALRAVADSHKAALSVGISLNQIWVIVWFAAGLVALVTGIMWGARSDVSFALEIVALKALPVLVLGGLTSVPGAIVGGLIIGIGEKLGEFYWGPLLGGGIESWFAYAIALLFLLYRPQGLFGDKIIERI, encoded by the coding sequence ATGCTCTACAACATCTTCATCGACCCCTTCGTCCAGATGGTGCAGATGCCCGACCTGCTGGTGCAGACCCTGTGGGAGGGACTGGTGTCGGGCGTGCTCTACGCGCTGATCGCGCTTGGCTTCGTGCTGATCTTCAAGGCGTCGGGCGTATTCAATTTCGCCCAGGGCATCATGGTGGTGTTTTCGGCGCTCACCCTCGTCGGTTTCTACGAGAAGTTCTCGGCCGCAGGCTTCTCTGGCCACACTGCCGCGTTCGTCGCGCTGGTTTTGACCGCGGTCGTGATGTTCGTGCTTGCGGTGCTGGTTGAGCGTGTGGTGCTGCGGCCGCTGGTCAATCAGCCCGACATCATCCTGTTCATGGCCACCTTCGGCATCACCTATGTGCTGATCGGCCTCGGCGAAATGGTGTTCGGCGGCGACCCCAAGCAGATGATCGCCAGCGAGCTGTTCCTGCCGAGCGGTTCGGTCGACGTCGAGATGCTCGGTGGGCTGGTCAGCTTCCAGAAGATCGACATCGCCGCCGCCGTCATCGCGTCAGCGATGATCGTCGGGCTTGCCTTGTTCTTCCAGAAAACCCGCATCGGCCGTGCGTTGCGCGCCGTAGCCGACAGTCACAAGGCAGCTCTTTCGGTCGGCATTTCGCTCAACCAGATCTGGGTCATCGTCTGGTTCGCCGCAGGCCTGGTCGCGCTGGTGACCGGCATCATGTGGGGCGCCCGCTCCGATGTCTCCTTCGCGCTGGAGATCGTGGCTCTCAAGGCGCTGCCGGTGCTGGTTCTGGGCGGCCTGACCTCGGTCCCTGGCGCGATCGTCGGCGGGCTGATCATCGGCATCGGCGAGAAGCTCGGCGAGTTCTACTGGGGGCCCCTGCTCGGCGGCGGCATCGAGAGCTGGTTCGCCTATGCCATTGCACTTCTGTTCCTGCTGTACCGGCCGCAGGGCCTGTTCGGCGACAAGATTATTGAGCGGATCTGA
- a CDS encoding ABC transporter ATP-binding protein has product MTATSETLLAVDGVSLSFGGVKAITDVSFDIRKGEIRAIIGPNGAGKTSMLNVVNGFYHPQHGRITYKGKTRPRMRPYQAASQGIARTFQNVALFRGMTTLDNIMVGRTLKMHRGLFWQMLRYGPAMREEIEHRRVVEDIIDFLQIESIRKTPVGKLPYGLQKRVELGRALAMEPELLLLDEPMAGMNIEEKEDMCRYILDLNKHFGTTIALIEHDMGVVMDLSDRVVVLEYGHKIADGTPDVVKADPKVIEAYLGVGH; this is encoded by the coding sequence ATGACCGCGACATCGGAAACACTGCTGGCGGTAGACGGTGTGTCGTTGTCGTTCGGCGGCGTAAAGGCCATCACCGACGTCTCATTCGACATCCGCAAGGGCGAGATCCGCGCCATCATCGGTCCCAACGGCGCCGGCAAGACCTCAATGCTGAACGTCGTCAACGGCTTCTATCACCCCCAGCACGGCCGCATCACCTACAAGGGCAAGACCCGTCCGCGCATGCGGCCCTACCAGGCCGCGAGCCAGGGTATCGCCCGCACCTTCCAGAACGTGGCCTTGTTCCGCGGCATGACCACGCTCGACAACATCATGGTCGGCCGCACACTGAAGATGCACCGCGGGCTCTTCTGGCAGATGCTGCGCTACGGGCCGGCGATGCGAGAGGAGATCGAGCACCGGCGCGTGGTCGAGGACATCATCGACTTTCTGCAGATCGAGTCGATCCGCAAGACGCCGGTGGGCAAGCTGCCCTACGGCCTGCAGAAGCGCGTCGAGCTTGGCCGGGCGCTTGCGATGGAACCGGAACTGCTGCTGCTCGACGAGCCGATGGCCGGCATGAACATCGAGGAGAAGGAGGACATGTGCCGCTACATCCTCGACCTCAACAAACATTTCGGCACCACCATCGCTCTCATCGAACACGACATGGGCGTGGTGATGGACCTGTCCGATCGCGTGGTGGTGCTCGAATACGGGCACAAGATCGCCGACGGCACGCCCGACGTGGTCAAGGCCGACCCGAAGGTCATCGAAGCCTATCTCGGCGTGGGGCACTGA
- a CDS encoding AMP-dependent synthetase/ligase, with the protein MPLAQGSETRERDTFAKLLCEHAQVRPDRPAMRHKDLGIWRTWSWSELAETIRAYAAGLQQLGLQRGATIAVIGQNRPAMYWTILAAQWLGAIPVPVYADAVADEMAYVLDHADVAFAAVQDQEQVDKLISIQDRVPKLRTVLYDEPRGLRDYDHSRLHAIHDIVEQGRVRLAADSAVAAAIDAERDRGQASDISIILYTSGTTGRSKGVLLTAGGSIAAARDTVTFDKLTDRDEVLAYLPLAWVGDHYLNYAQSLVAGFCIACPESRETAEADTQEIGPSFYFAPPRVFETLLTRITIRMEDAGALKRAMFNYFIGVAKRWGEQILDGRQVPLGARLGYAIGNLLVYAPLKNVLGFSRIRVAYTAGEAIGPDLFSFYRSLGLNLKQLYGQTEAFLYVTAQPDGQIRAGTVGPATPNVDIRITDDGEVLYRSPGQFVGYYKDAEKTAETVTSDGYVKTGDAGFFDPDGHLNIIDRAKDVGKLRSGALFAPKYIENKLKFFPNIKEAVAFGQDRDFVTVMLNIDLTAVGNWAERKNIAYGSYQELAQRPEVYAMFIEHVAEVNRALAAEPRMAAAQIHRFLILHKELDADDGEMTRTQKVRRGFIAERYKPLVDALYSGAEAADISTEVTFEDGRKGVISARVRIADAKAMPATKLEAAA; encoded by the coding sequence GTGCCTTTGGCACAAGGGAGCGAGACGCGCGAACGCGACACGTTTGCCAAGCTTTTGTGCGAGCACGCACAGGTGCGGCCAGACCGCCCGGCGATGCGGCACAAAGACCTCGGCATCTGGCGCACATGGAGCTGGAGCGAACTGGCCGAAACAATTCGCGCTTACGCAGCAGGCCTGCAGCAGTTGGGTCTCCAGCGCGGCGCGACGATCGCCGTCATCGGCCAGAACCGGCCGGCCATGTACTGGACCATTCTCGCGGCGCAGTGGCTGGGCGCCATCCCCGTGCCCGTTTACGCCGACGCCGTTGCCGACGAAATGGCCTATGTGCTCGACCATGCCGACGTCGCATTTGCAGCGGTGCAGGACCAGGAGCAGGTCGACAAGCTGATCTCGATCCAAGATCGTGTGCCCAAGCTCCGCACCGTGCTTTATGACGAGCCGCGCGGCCTGCGCGACTACGATCACAGCCGGCTCCACGCTATCCATGACATCGTCGAGCAGGGTCGCGTCCGGCTGGCAGCCGACAGTGCCGTGGCCGCCGCGATCGACGCCGAGCGCGATCGCGGCCAGGCCAGCGACATCTCGATCATCCTCTACACCTCGGGCACGACTGGCCGTTCCAAAGGCGTGCTCCTGACCGCCGGCGGCTCGATTGCGGCAGCGCGCGATACCGTGACCTTCGACAAGCTGACCGACCGCGACGAGGTACTTGCCTACCTGCCCTTGGCCTGGGTCGGCGATCACTATCTCAACTATGCGCAGTCGCTGGTCGCAGGTTTCTGCATCGCCTGCCCCGAAAGCCGCGAGACGGCCGAGGCCGATACCCAGGAGATCGGGCCGAGTTTCTATTTCGCGCCGCCACGCGTGTTCGAAACCCTGCTGACGCGGATCACCATCCGCATGGAAGATGCCGGCGCGCTGAAGCGCGCAATGTTCAACTACTTCATCGGTGTCGCCAAGCGCTGGGGCGAACAGATCCTCGACGGCAGGCAGGTCCCGCTCGGCGCCCGCCTTGGCTACGCCATCGGCAACCTGCTGGTCTACGCGCCGCTGAAGAACGTGCTCGGCTTCTCTCGTATCCGGGTCGCCTACACAGCCGGCGAGGCGATCGGCCCGGATCTGTTTTCGTTCTATCGCTCGCTCGGCCTCAATCTGAAGCAGCTCTATGGCCAGACCGAAGCATTCCTCTATGTGACCGCGCAGCCGGACGGGCAGATCCGTGCGGGCACGGTCGGGCCGGCAACACCCAATGTCGACATCCGCATCACCGACGACGGCGAGGTGCTCTACCGTTCGCCCGGCCAGTTCGTCGGCTACTACAAGGATGCGGAGAAGACGGCGGAGACGGTGACATCAGACGGCTATGTGAAAACAGGCGATGCCGGCTTCTTCGACCCCGACGGCCACCTCAACATCATCGACCGGGCCAAGGATGTCGGCAAGCTGAGGTCGGGTGCGCTGTTTGCGCCGAAATATATCGAAAACAAGCTGAAATTCTTCCCCAACATCAAGGAAGCCGTGGCCTTCGGCCAGGACCGCGACTTCGTCACCGTGATGCTCAACATCGACCTCACGGCGGTCGGCAACTGGGCGGAGCGCAAGAACATCGCCTATGGCTCGTACCAGGAACTGGCGCAACGGCCGGAGGTCTATGCGATGTTCATCGAGCACGTTGCCGAGGTAAACCGGGCACTCGCCGCCGAGCCGCGCATGGCAGCCGCCCAGATCCATCGCTTCCTGATCCTGCACAAGGAACTCGACGCCGACGATGGCGAGATGACCCGTACCCAGAAGGTCCGGCGCGGCTTCATAGCCGAACGCTACAAGCCGCTTGTCGACGCGCTCTACAGCGGTGCCGAAGCTGCCGACATCTCTACCGAAGTGACCTTCGAGGACGGTCGCAAGGGCGTGATCTCTGCCCGCGTCCGCATTGCCGACGCCAAGGCCATGCCAGCCACAAAGCTTGAGGCCGCCGCATGA